A region of the Pseudomonas asiatica genome:
GGTGGTGCGCGAGCAGGACCACCTGGCCAGCGTGCAAGACCTCAAGGGCAAGCGCGTGGCCACCGGCCGCGGCTGGAACGCCCAGTACCTGCTGGCCGTTGCCCTGGAACAGGCCGGCCTCAGCTACCAGGACATCACCCCAGCCTACGTCAACAACGCCGCCGATGCCGTGGCTGCCCTGCAATCGGGCAGCGTCCAGGCCGTAACCCTGTGGGACCCGTTCCTCGCCGCGGCAGAAAGCCAGCCGGGCCTGAAGAACCTGCGCGACGGCAGCGGCCTGTCCAACAACCGCACCTTCTACCTGTCCACCGCCAGCTTCGCCGACCAGCATCGCGCCTTGCTGAAGACCTTCTTCGCCGAACTGGGCAAGGTCAGCCAGTGGGTCAATGCCAAGCCTGCGGAAGTTGCCGCGCTGCTGGCCCCGCAACTGGGGATCAACGCCAACGTGCTGCAAGTGGCGAGCGAGCGGCGCAACTACAACGCCGTGGCCATTACCCCGCAGATCGTTGCCGAGCAACAGAAGCTGGCCGATACCTTCCAGGGCCTGGGCCTGATTCCACGCAAGCTGCAGGTGGCCGACGCGGTCTACCCGGCTTCCGTATTGCCTTGAGCGGAGCGCGCCCACCATGCCCCGCCCGATTCGCTTCAACGCCTTCAGCATGAATGCCGCCAGCCACCAGTCCCCCGGCCTGTGGCGCCACCCGCGCAACACCAGCGTGGCCTTCAACCGCCTGGGCTACTGGACCGACCTGGCCCGCCTGCTCGAACGCGGCCTGTTCGATGCCCTGTTCATCGCCGATGTGCTGGGCATCTACGACGTCTACCAGGGCGGCCCCGAAGCCGCCCTGCGCGGTGGTGTGCAGGTGCCGGTCAACGACCCGCTGCTGCTGGTGCCGGCCATGGCCGGGGTTACCGAGCACCTGGGCTTCGGCGTCACCTTCTCGCTCACCTACGAACACCCCTACCCGTTCGCCCGGCGCATGTCGACGCTCGACCACCTGAGCAATGGCCGGGTCGGCTGGAACATCGTCACCGGCTA
Encoded here:
- a CDS encoding aliphatic sulfonate ABC transporter substrate-binding protein, producing MPARAFSPLRRLLIGGLLASVASTLLPWSQALADEASTLRIGYQKFNSINILKGSGALEKALAPQGVKVSWHEFAAGPQLLEALSTGAIDLGHAADAPSVFAQAAGKPVVYLAAEQPYPRGIGLVVREQDHLASVQDLKGKRVATGRGWNAQYLLAVALEQAGLSYQDITPAYVNNAADAVAALQSGSVQAVTLWDPFLAAAESQPGLKNLRDGSGLSNNRTFYLSTASFADQHRALLKTFFAELGKVSQWVNAKPAEVAALLAPQLGINANVLQVASERRNYNAVAITPQIVAEQQKLADTFQGLGLIPRKLQVADAVYPASVLP